One Brassica napus cultivar Da-Ae chromosome C2, Da-Ae, whole genome shotgun sequence DNA window includes the following coding sequences:
- the LOC106389327 gene encoding uncharacterized protein LOC106389327, whose product MSTDWGTVIVAVSLFILLSPGLLFQIPARTRVMEFGNMSTSGIAILVHAVIYFCIFTILVVAIQVHIHF is encoded by the coding sequence ATGAGCACGGACTGGGGAACGGTAATTGTAGCGGTGTCTCTGTTCATCCTACTATCACCAGGACTACTGTTTCAGATTCCAGCGAGAACGAGAGTGATGGAGTTCGGGAACATGAGCACGAGCGGTATAGCCATTTTGGTTCACGCAGTTATATACTTCTGTATTTTCACGATCTTGGTGGTAGCTATACAAGTTCACATCCATTTCTGA
- the LOC111204001 gene encoding uncharacterized protein LOC111204001 — MKKAYTNKHTGEIDDGVVRDVLSLIETQKEDEETRLSQLQTDLDATSTASTNLSRIRINEIVESSVPKKKGRLVGLGRRARSVPPSAPQPYVDPEVLMDQLKDKDDRIAALEQKMADQEAGWEATRKQNEQMMEMMRRMYPNEQFL, encoded by the exons ATGAAGaaggcgtataccaacaagcacaccggggagattgatgatggtgttgTGAGGGATGTGCTCAGCCTGATCGAAACTCAGAAGGAAGACGAAGAGACCCGTctatctcagcttcaaaccgacctGGACGccacttcgacggcttcgaccaacttgtcccggattcgaatcaacgaaatcgttgaatcg tcggttccaaagaagaagggacgtttggtcggtttagGTCGTCgagcccggtcggttcctccttctgcaccacagccctatgttgatccagaagtgcttatggaccagttgaaggacaaagatgaccgCATAGCTGCGTTGGAGCAAAAGATGGCGGATCAAGAGGCGGGATGGGAGGCAACGAGGAAGCAGaacgagcaaatgatggagatgatgaggaggatgtacccgaacgagcagTTCctgtag
- the LOC106385847 gene encoding uncharacterized protein LOC106385847 → MKLLGWMRTINLSCFDPSKEFKGGFCCLRAHVTSEVRDIRTNSFSFSRSSHDPNPPKTDEELWFDEGRFSGFLAIGTLGRDPETPKFTSSIAEDDVTVAKLVTEKLDKFLEEYSDEDSSSKQVEISKAEYGLFGSSTELTKRGNEVKKMKGLLKNLFKRRKAVEGECNSMEKQGTRDLIKRIFKMLHVSPSKTRNDDTYDDDDYSMHKKKDIRKSGQIFQSKVHPVMCTPERDDNKIDDRRSCKLKIPSLNGGFLVPSSISKVNRKRENWIRTDAEYHVLEL, encoded by the exons ATGAAG CTGCTAGGTTGGATGCGAACTATAAACCTAAGTTGCTTTGATCCATCAAAGGAGTTCAAAG GTGGTTTCTGTTGTCTAAGAGCTCACGTTACCTCTGAAGTCCGAGACATCCGAACaaactccttctccttctccagaTCATCTCATGACCCCAATCCACCGAAAACTGATGAGGAACTTTGGTTTGATGAAGGCAGGTTCAGCGGCTTTCTGGCGATCGGTACGCTTGGTAGAGATCCTGAAACACCAAAATTCACATCTTCCATTGCTGAAGATGATGTAACCGTGGCAAAGCTCGTTACTGAGAAACTAGACAAGTTTCTTGAGGAATATTCTGATGAGGATAGTAGCAGTAAGCAGGTAGAAATATCGAAGGCAGAATATGGTCTCTTTGGATCATCCACTGAGCTTACGAAGAGAGGCAATGAAGTAAAGAAGATGAAGGGTTTACTTAAAAACCTCTTCAAGAGAAGAAAGGCAGTAGAAGGAGAGTGTAACTCAATGGAGAAACAAGGGACCAGAGATTTGATTAAAAGGATATTTAAAATGCTCCACGTCTCTCCTTCAAAGACGAGAAATGATGATACCTACGATGACGATGATTATTCCATGCACAAGAAGAAAGATATAAGAAAG AGTGGTCAAATCTTCCAAAGTAAAGTCCATCCTGTTATGTGTACACCTGAAAGAGACGATAACAAGATAGACGACAGAAGAAGCTGCAAACTCAAGATCCCGAGTCTTAATGGAGGGTTTCTCGTTCCAAGTTCCATCTCCAAAGTGAACAGGAAAAGAGAAAATTGGATCAGGACTGACGCAGAGT ATCATGTTCTGGAACTGTGA
- the BNAC02G36610D gene encoding uncharacterized protein BNAC02G36610D: MADWAPVLVGVVLFVILSPGLLFSIPGNNRVVDFGNLKTNGKAIAVHTLIFFAIYSILILAVNLHIYAG; encoded by the coding sequence ATGGCGGATTGGGCTCCGGTTCTCGTCGGAGTTGTCCTTTTCGTGATCCTCTCTCCGGGACTGCTCTTCTCAATACCCGGAAATAACCGAGTGGTAGACTTCGGTAACCTTAAAACCAATGGAAAAGCCATAGCTGTTCACACTCTCATCTTCTTCGCCATTTACTCCATTTTGATCCTCGCCGTTAATCTCCACATCTACGCCGGTTGA
- the BNAC02G36620D gene encoding uncharacterized protein BNAC02G36620D: MSDWGPVFVAVTLFVLLTPGLLIQIPGRNRVVEFGTFQTSGVSVIVHTLVYFTLVCILLIAIQVHMYIA, translated from the coding sequence ATGTCTGATTGGGGACCAGTTTTTGTCGCAGTGACGCTTTTCGTGTTGCTAACTCCGGGGCTGCTGATTCAGATTCCAGGGAGAAATCGAGTAGTTGAGTTTGGAACATTTCAGACAAGTGGTGTTTCGGTTATTGTTCATACCCTAGTCTACTTCACTCTTGTTTGTATTCTCTTGATTGCTATCCAAGTTCACATGTATATTGCCTAA